The following coding sequences lie in one Mesorhizobium sp. DCY119 genomic window:
- the rpsS gene encoding 30S ribosomal protein S19 has protein sequence MTRSVWKGPFIDGFLLKKAEKVREGGRSEVIKTWSRRSTVLPQFVGLTFGVYNGQKHIPVSVSEDMVGHKLGEFAPTRTYYGHGADKKAKRK, from the coding sequence GTGACCCGTTCAGTTTGGAAAGGCCCGTTCATCGACGGCTTTCTTCTCAAGAAAGCCGAGAAGGTGCGCGAGGGCGGCCGTAGTGAAGTGATCAAGACCTGGAGCCGTCGCTCCACGGTTCTGCCGCAGTTCGTCGGCTTGACCTTCGGTGTCTACAACGGCCAGAAGCATATCCCGGTCTCCGTGTCTGAAGACATGGTCGGCCACAAGTTGGGCGAATTCGCCCCGACGCGGACCTATTACGGTCACGGCGCGGACAAGAAAGCGAAGAGGAAGTAA
- the rplV gene encoding 50S ribosomal protein L22 → MGKAKAPRRLADNEARAVLRTIRVSPQKLNLVAALIRGKKVATALSDLEFSRKRISDTVKKTLESAIANAENNHDLDVDALIVAEAYVGKSIVMKRFHARGRGRASRIEKPFSHLTIVVREVEEKGEAA, encoded by the coding sequence ATGGGCAAGGCCAAAGCTCCGCGCAGGCTTGCTGACAACGAGGCGCGTGCGGTCCTCCGCACCATCCGCGTCAGCCCGCAGAAGCTGAACCTGGTTGCCGCGCTCATCCGCGGCAAGAAGGTCGCGACCGCGCTTTCGGATCTGGAATTCTCGCGCAAGCGCATCTCCGACACCGTCAAGAAGACGCTGGAGTCGGCGATCGCCAACGCGGAAAACAATCACGACCTCGACGTCGATGCGCTGATCGTTGCTGAAGCCTATGTCGGCAAGTCGATCGTCATGAAGCGCTTCCACGCCCGTGGCCGCGGCCGTGCAAGCCGCATCGAGAAGCCATTTTCGCACCTCACGATCGTTGTTCGTGAAGTCGAAGAGAAAGGGGAGGCCGCCTGA
- the tuf gene encoding elongation factor Tu: protein MAKSKFERNKPHVNIGTIGHVDHGKTSLTAAITKYFGEFKAYDQIDAAPEEKARGITISTAHVEYETPNRHYAHVDCPGHADYVKNMITGAAQMDGAILVVSAADGPMPQTREHILLARQVGVPSIVVFLNKVDQVDDAELLELVELEVRELLSKNEFPGDDIPIVKGSALAALEDSDKKIGEDAIRELMAAVDAYIPTPERPIDQPFLMPIEDVFSISGRGTVVTGRVERGIVKVGEELEIVGIRATSKTTCTGVEMFRKLLDQGQAGDNIGALLRGVDREGVERGQVLAKPGSVKPHKKFKAEAYILTKEEGGRHTPFFTNYRPQFYFRTTDVTGIVQLAEGTEMVMPGDNVTVDVELIVPIAMEEKLRFAIREGGRTVGAGVVVTIVE from the coding sequence ATGGCTAAGAGTAAATTTGAGCGCAACAAGCCGCATGTGAACATTGGCACGATTGGTCACGTTGACCATGGCAAGACGTCATTGACGGCTGCGATTACGAAGTATTTTGGCGAGTTCAAGGCGTATGACCAGATCGACGCTGCACCTGAAGAGAAGGCGCGCGGCATCACGATCTCGACGGCGCATGTCGAGTACGAGACGCCGAACCGTCACTACGCTCACGTCGACTGCCCCGGCCACGCCGACTATGTGAAGAACATGATCACCGGTGCTGCCCAGATGGACGGCGCGATCCTGGTTGTTTCGGCAGCTGACGGCCCGATGCCGCAGACCCGCGAGCACATCCTGCTCGCCCGTCAGGTCGGCGTGCCTTCGATCGTCGTGTTCCTGAACAAGGTCGACCAGGTCGACGACGCCGAGCTGCTCGAGCTGGTCGAGCTGGAAGTTCGCGAGCTTCTGTCGAAGAACGAATTCCCGGGCGACGACATTCCGATCGTCAAGGGTTCGGCTCTGGCTGCTCTTGAAGATTCCGACAAGAAGATCGGCGAAGACGCGATCCGCGAACTGATGGCAGCTGTCGACGCTTACATCCCGACGCCTGAGCGTCCGATCGACCAGCCGTTCCTGATGCCGATCGAAGACGTGTTCTCGATCTCGGGCCGTGGCACGGTTGTGACCGGCCGCGTCGAGCGCGGCATCGTCAAGGTTGGCGAAGAACTCGAGATCGTCGGCATCCGCGCGACGTCGAAGACGACCTGCACGGGCGTCGAGATGTTCCGCAAGCTGCTCGACCAGGGTCAGGCCGGCGACAACATCGGCGCGTTGCTGCGCGGCGTTGATCGCGAAGGCGTGGAGCGCGGCCAGGTTCTGGCCAAGCCGGGTTCGGTCAAGCCGCACAAGAAGTTCAAGGCCGAAGCCTACATCCTGACGAAGGAAGAGGGTGGCCGTCATACGCCGTTCTTCACCAACTACCGTCCGCAGTTCTATTTCCGTACGACGGACGTGACGGGCATCGTGCAGTTGGCCGAAGGCACCGAAATGGTGATGCCGGGCGACAATGTGACGGTCGATGTCGAACTGATCGTGCCGATCGCGATGGAAGAGAAGCTCCGCTTCGCCATCCGTGAAGGCGGCCGCACCGTCGGTGCCGGCGTCGTCGTCACCATCGTCGAATAA
- the rplX gene encoding 50S ribosomal protein L24, which translates to MQKIRKGDKVVVLAGKDKGRSGEVVRVMPKDDKAVVRGVNMIRRHQKQSQSQEGGIITKEAPIHLSNIALVDPKDGKPTRVGFQVQKDGTKVRVAKRSGEVING; encoded by the coding sequence ATGCAAAAGATTCGCAAAGGCGACAAGGTCGTCGTTCTGGCCGGCAAGGACAAGGGCCGTTCGGGTGAAGTCGTCCGGGTCATGCCCAAGGACGACAAGGCAGTCGTTCGCGGCGTGAACATGATCCGCCGTCATCAGAAGCAGTCCCAGTCCCAAGAGGGCGGGATCATTACCAAGGAAGCGCCGATCCATTTGTCGAACATCGCGCTGGTCGACCCCAAGGACGGAAAGCCGACCCGCGTCGGTTTCCAGGTCCAGAAGGACGGGACCAAGGTGCGCGTGGCAAAGCGCTCGGGAGAAGTGATCAATGGCTAA
- the rpsQ gene encoding 30S ribosomal protein S17 produces MPKRILQGTVVSDKNEKTVVVKVERRFTHPVMKKTVRMSKKYKAHDENNACKVGDQVFIQESAPISKDKRWVVITDAQASQ; encoded by the coding sequence ATGCCAAAGCGCATTCTGCAGGGCACCGTCGTCAGCGACAAGAACGAGAAGACGGTCGTCGTCAAGGTCGAACGGCGCTTCACGCATCCGGTCATGAAGAAGACCGTGCGTATGTCGAAGAAGTACAAGGCGCACGACGAAAACAACGCGTGCAAGGTCGGCGATCAGGTCTTCATCCAGGAGTCGGCGCCGATCTCCAAGGATAAGCGCTGGGTCGTCATCACAGACGCCCAGGCGTCGCAGTAA
- the rplC gene encoding 50S ribosomal protein L3, whose translation MRSGVIAQKLGMTRIYNDAGEHVPVTVLRMENCQVVAQRTKEKNGYTAVQLGVGLAKVKNTSKAMRGHFAAASVEPKSKVAEFRVSDDNMLDVGVEITVEHYVPGQKVDVTGTSTGKGFQGVMKRHNFGGGRATHGNSVSHRAHGSTGQRQDPGKVFKGKKMAGHMGATRVTTQNVEVVSTDTDRGLILIRGAVPGTKGAWILVRDAAKEALPENAPKPAGIRAGQKTEASAKEGAE comes from the coding sequence ATGCGTTCAGGTGTTATCGCACAGAAGTTGGGCATGACCCGCATCTATAATGATGCTGGCGAGCATGTGCCCGTTACGGTTCTCCGCATGGAGAACTGCCAGGTCGTGGCTCAGCGCACGAAAGAGAAGAATGGCTACACGGCCGTTCAGCTCGGCGTTGGTCTGGCCAAGGTCAAGAACACGTCGAAGGCGATGCGCGGTCATTTCGCTGCCGCCTCCGTCGAGCCGAAGTCGAAGGTTGCCGAATTCCGCGTGTCGGACGACAACATGCTTGACGTCGGCGTCGAAATCACCGTTGAGCATTACGTCCCCGGCCAGAAGGTCGACGTGACGGGCACCTCGACGGGTAAGGGTTTCCAGGGTGTCATGAAGCGCCACAACTTCGGTGGTGGCCGCGCGACCCACGGTAACTCGGTTTCGCACCGTGCACACGGTTCGACCGGTCAGCGTCAGGACCCGGGCAAGGTGTTCAAGGGTAAGAAGATGGCCGGTCACATGGGTGCTACCCGCGTGACCACGCAGAACGTCGAGGTCGTTTCGACCGACACGGACCGCGGCCTGATCCTGATCCGCGGCGCCGTTCCCGGCACCAAGGGCGCCTGGATCCTGGTTCGCGACGCCGCCAAGGAAGCACTGCCGGAAAACGCTCCGAAGCCGGCTGGCATTCGTGCCGGGCAGAAGACTGAAGCTTCCGCCAAAGAAGGAGCTGAATAA
- the rpmC gene encoding 50S ribosomal protein L29, with protein sequence MKAAEARSKTADQLNDDLASLKKEQFNLRFQKATGQLEKTARVKEVRRDIARIKTIAAEKSSAKKA encoded by the coding sequence ATGAAAGCCGCAGAAGCACGGTCCAAGACCGCCGACCAGTTGAATGACGATCTGGCCTCGCTGAAGAAGGAGCAGTTCAACCTGCGCTTCCAGAAGGCGACAGGCCAGCTCGAGAAGACAGCCCGCGTGAAGGAAGTCCGCAGGGACATCGCGCGCATCAAGACCATCGCCGCCGAAAAATCTTCGGCCAAGAAGGCATAA
- a CDS encoding 50S ribosomal protein L23, producing the protein MTDLRHYDVIVSPAITEKSTMASEQNQVVFNVAKKATKPEIKAAIEALFSVKVTAVNTLVRKGKVKRFRGTIGRQSDVKKAIVTLADGQSIDVATGL; encoded by the coding sequence ATGACGGATCTCCGCCACTACGACGTGATCGTCTCGCCGGCGATCACCGAAAAGTCGACCATGGCTTCCGAACAGAACCAGGTCGTCTTCAATGTCGCCAAGAAGGCGACGAAGCCGGAAATCAAGGCTGCGATCGAAGCGCTGTTCAGCGTCAAGGTCACGGCGGTCAACACGCTGGTCCGCAAGGGCAAGGTGAAGCGTTTCCGCGGCACGATTGGCCGTCAGAGCGACGTGAAGAAGGCGATTGTGACGCTGGCCGACGGCCAGTCGATCGACGTCGCGACGGGTCTCTGA
- the rpsJ gene encoding 30S ribosomal protein S10, with the protein MNGQNIRIRLKAFDHRVLDASTREIVSTAKRTGANVRGPIPLPTRIEKFTVNRSPHVDKKSREQFEMRTHKRLLDIVDPTPQTVDALMKLDLAAGVDVEIKL; encoded by the coding sequence ATGAACGGACAGAATATCCGCATCCGCCTGAAGGCGTTTGATCATCGGGTGCTCGACGCCTCGACGCGCGAAATCGTGTCGACGGCAAAGCGCACCGGCGCCAATGTTCGCGGGCCCATTCCGCTGCCGACCCGGATCGAGAAGTTCACTGTGAACCGCTCGCCCCACGTCGACAAGAAGAGCCGCGAGCAGTTCGAGATGCGCACGCACAAGCGTCTGCTGGACATCGTCGATCCGACCCCGCAGACCGTCGATGCTCTGATGAAGCTCGACCTCGCCGCAGGTGTCGACGTCGAAATCAAGCTCTAA
- the rplP gene encoding 50S ribosomal protein L16, which produces MLQPKRTKFRKQFKGRIHGAAKGGTDLDFGGFGLKALEPNRVTAREIEAARRAITREMKRQGRVWIRIFPDVPVTSKPTEVRMGKGKGAVDYWACRIKPGRVMFEIDGVSEEVAREALRLGAAKLSVRTRFVQRIAE; this is translated from the coding sequence ATGCTGCAGCCAAAGCGCACAAAGTTCCGCAAGCAGTTCAAGGGCCGCATCCACGGCGCCGCCAAGGGCGGCACCGACCTGGATTTTGGTGGCTTCGGACTGAAGGCGCTGGAGCCTAACCGCGTCACCGCACGCGAGATCGAAGCGGCCCGCCGCGCGATCACGCGTGAAATGAAGCGCCAGGGCCGTGTGTGGATCCGTATTTTCCCGGACGTTCCGGTGACCTCGAAGCCTACCGAAGTCCGCATGGGCAAGGGCAAGGGCGCGGTCGACTACTGGGCGTGCCGTATCAAGCCGGGCCGTGTGATGTTCGAGATCGACGGCGTGTCCGAAGAAGTGGCGCGTGAAGCGCTGCGTCTCGGCGCTGCCAAGCTCTCCGTCAGAACGCGTTTCGTACAGCGTATAGCTGAATAG
- the rplD gene encoding 50S ribosomal protein L4 produces the protein MDLKISTLGGEDAGKVKLSEEIFGLDPREDILQRVVRWQLAKKQQGTHKAKGRAEIARTGAKMYKQKGTGRARHHSARAPQFRGGGKAHGPVVRSHEHDLPKKVRALGLKHALSAKLKASNLIIVDDLAMSEAKTKALVTNFAKLGLTNALVIGGAELDVNFKRAASNIPNIDVLPIQGINVYDILRRGTLVLSKAAVEALEERFK, from the coding sequence ATGGATCTCAAGATTTCAACGCTTGGCGGCGAAGATGCCGGCAAGGTGAAACTCTCCGAGGAGATTTTCGGCCTTGATCCGCGCGAAGACATTTTGCAGCGCGTCGTGCGCTGGCAGCTTGCCAAGAAGCAGCAGGGCACGCACAAGGCCAAGGGCCGCGCCGAAATCGCGCGTACCGGTGCCAAGATGTACAAGCAGAAGGGTACGGGCCGCGCTCGTCACCATTCGGCTCGCGCTCCGCAGTTCCGCGGCGGCGGCAAGGCCCACGGCCCGGTTGTCCGCAGCCATGAGCACGACCTTCCCAAGAAGGTCCGCGCTCTCGGCCTGAAGCACGCTCTTTCGGCCAAGCTGAAGGCGTCCAACCTGATCATCGTCGATGATCTGGCGATGTCCGAAGCCAAGACGAAGGCCCTGGTGACGAACTTCGCCAAGCTCGGCCTGACCAACGCACTGGTGATCGGCGGTGCCGAGCTTGACGTGAACTTCAAGCGCGCTGCGTCGAACATTCCGAACATCGACGTGCTGCCCATCCAGGGCATCAACGTCTACGACATTCTGCGCCGCGGCACGCTGGTCCTTTCGAAGGCCGCCGTCGAGGCCCTCGAGGAGCGCTTCAAATGA
- the rpsC gene encoding 30S ribosomal protein S3 yields MGQKINPIGFRLGINRTWDSRWYANTGEYGQLLHEDIKIREYLKEELKQAAISKVVIERPHKKCRVTIHAARPGLIIGKKGADIEKLRKKLMEMTKSETHLNIVEVRKPEIDATLVAQSIAQQLERRIAFRRAMKRAVQSAMRLGAEGIRINCSGRLGGAEIARMEWYREGRVPLHTLRADVDYGTAEAKTAYGICGVKVWVFKGEILEHDPMASERRATEGEHAHAGERNDRGGRRRENA; encoded by the coding sequence ATGGGTCAGAAAATCAATCCGATCGGTTTCCGCCTCGGCATTAACCGCACCTGGGACTCCCGCTGGTACGCAAACACCGGCGAGTACGGCCAGCTGCTGCATGAAGACATCAAGATCCGCGAGTATCTTAAGGAAGAGCTCAAGCAGGCTGCGATCTCGAAGGTCGTCATCGAGCGTCCGCACAAGAAGTGCCGCGTCACGATCCACGCTGCCCGTCCTGGCCTGATCATCGGCAAGAAGGGCGCGGACATCGAGAAGCTTCGCAAGAAGCTGATGGAGATGACCAAGTCGGAAACGCACCTCAACATCGTCGAGGTTCGCAAGCCCGAGATCGACGCGACCCTGGTCGCGCAGTCGATCGCACAGCAGCTCGAGCGCCGTATCGCGTTCCGCCGTGCGATGAAGCGCGCTGTCCAGTCGGCCATGCGTCTCGGCGCCGAAGGCATCCGCATCAACTGCTCGGGCCGTCTCGGCGGCGCTGAAATCGCACGTATGGAATGGTATCGCGAAGGTCGCGTGCCGCTGCACACGCTGCGCGCTGACGTTGACTACGGCACGGCCGAAGCCAAGACGGCTTACGGCATCTGCGGCGTCAAGGTCTGGGTGTTCAAGGGCGAAATCCTCGAGCACGACCCGATGGCTTCGGAGCGCCGCGCGACGGAAGGCGAGCACGCACATGCAGGCGAGCGTAACGACCGTGGCGGCCGCCGCCGCGAGAACGCCTGA
- the rplB gene encoding 50S ribosomal protein L2 encodes MALKKFKPVTPSLRQLVIVDRSALYKGKPVKGLTEGLTKSGGRNNYGRITARFIGGGHKRSYRIIDFKRRKFDVSATVERLEYDPNRTAFIALIKYDDGELNYILAPQRLAVGDKVIAGESVDVKPGNAMPLGSMPVGTIVHNVELKPGKGGQIARSAGAYAQLVGRDQGMAILRLNSGEQRVVHGSCIATVGAVSNPDHSNINDGKAGRTVWRGKRPHNRGVTMNPVDHPHGGGEGRTSGGRNPVTPWGKPTKGKKTRSNKATDKFILRSRHQRKS; translated from the coding sequence ATGGCACTCAAGAAATTCAAGCCGGTAACGCCAAGCCTTCGCCAACTGGTCATCGTCGACCGCTCGGCGCTGTACAAGGGCAAGCCGGTCAAGGGTCTGACCGAAGGCCTGACCAAGTCGGGCGGCCGCAACAACTACGGTCGTATCACGGCTCGCTTCATCGGCGGCGGTCATAAGCGTTCGTATCGCATCATCGACTTCAAGCGTCGCAAGTTCGACGTGTCGGCGACTGTGGAACGCCTCGAGTACGATCCGAACCGCACGGCTTTCATCGCGCTGATCAAGTATGACGATGGCGAGCTGAACTACATCCTGGCGCCGCAGCGCCTCGCCGTTGGCGACAAGGTCATCGCCGGCGAGAGCGTCGACGTGAAGCCGGGCAATGCGATGCCACTGGGTTCGATGCCGGTTGGCACGATCGTCCACAATGTCGAGCTGAAGCCCGGCAAGGGCGGCCAGATCGCACGTTCGGCAGGTGCCTATGCACAGCTCGTCGGCCGCGATCAGGGCATGGCTATCCTTCGCCTGAACTCTGGTGAACAGCGCGTCGTGCACGGTTCGTGCATCGCGACTGTCGGAGCGGTCTCCAATCCGGACCACTCCAACATCAACGACGGCAAGGCAGGTCGCACTGTCTGGCGCGGCAAGCGCCCGCATAACCGCGGCGTCACCATGAACCCGGTCGACCATCCGCACGGCGGTGGTGAAGGCCGCACCTCTGGTGGTCGTAACCCGGTTACCCCGTGGGGCAAGCCGACCAAGGGCAAGAAGACGCGGTCCAACAAGGCGACCGACAAGTTCATCCTGCGCTCGCGCCATCAGCGCAAGAGCTAA
- the rplN gene encoding 50S ribosomal protein L14, which translates to MIQMQTNLDVADNSGARRVMCIKVLGGSKRKYASVGDIIVVSIKEAIPRGRVKKGDVMKAVVVRTAKDIRRPDGSVIRFDKNAAVLVDNKKEPIGTRIFGPVPRELRAKNHMKIISLAPEVL; encoded by the coding sequence ATGATTCAGATGCAAACAAACCTCGACGTCGCGGACAATTCCGGCGCTCGTCGTGTCATGTGCATCAAGGTGCTGGGCGGCTCGAAGCGGAAATACGCTTCCGTCGGTGACATCATCGTGGTGTCGATCAAGGAAGCCATTCCGCGCGGCCGCGTCAAGAAGGGCGATGTGATGAAGGCGGTCGTGGTTCGCACGGCCAAGGACATTCGTCGTCCGGACGGCAGCGTGATCCGTTTCGACAAGAACGCAGCCGTTCTCGTCGACAACAAGAAAGAGCCGATCGGCACGCGTATCTTTGGACCGGTTCCGCGCGAACTCCGCGCCAAGAACCACATGAAGATCATCTCGCTCGCGCCTGAAGTGCTGTAA
- the fusA gene encoding elongation factor G, with amino-acid sequence MAREYKIEDYRNFGIMAHIDAGKTTTTERVLYYTGKSHKIGEVHDGAATMDWMEQEQERGITITSAATTTYWKGRDGKMRRFNIIDTPGHVDFTIEVERSLRVLDGAIALLDANAGVEPQTETVWRQADKYHVPRMIFCNKMDKIGADFYRSAEMIKTRLGATAIVMQLPIGAETEFKGVVDLIEMNALVWRDESLGAAWDVVEIPADLKDRAEEYRERMIETAVEMDETALENYLDGKMPTNDELRALIRKGTIAVKFFPMFCGSAFKNKGVQPLLDAVVEFLPSPIDVPAIKGIDPKTEADMVRLPNDEEPLSMLAFKVMNDPFVGSLTFCRIYSGKVAKGASLENTVKGKKERIGRMLQMHSNSRSDIEEAYAGDIVALAGLKETTTGDTLCDPLKPVILERMEFPEPVIQIAIEPKTKGDQEKMGLALHRLAAEDPSFRVKTDEESGQTIIAGMGELHLDIIVDRMKREYKVEANVGAPQVAYRETITRTHEQDYTHKKQSGGTGQFARVKIVFEPNPEGEDFVFESKIVGGAVPKEYVPGVEKGIRSVLSSGPFAGFPMIAVKATLIDGAFHDVDSSVLAFEIAGRACLREAAPKLGVQLLEPVMKVEVVTPEDYVGSVIGDLNSRRGQIQGQESRGVAVVVNAMVPLANMFKYVDSLRSMSQGRAQYSMTFDHYEAVPTAVAQEVQKKYA; translated from the coding sequence ATGGCCCGCGAATATAAAATCGAAGACTACCGCAATTTCGGCATCATGGCGCATATCGACGCCGGCAAGACGACGACGACCGAGCGCGTCCTCTATTACACGGGCAAGTCGCACAAGATCGGCGAAGTCCATGACGGCGCTGCTACCATGGACTGGATGGAGCAGGAGCAGGAGCGTGGTATCACCATCACCTCCGCTGCTACGACGACCTACTGGAAGGGTCGCGACGGCAAGATGCGCCGCTTCAACATCATCGACACGCCCGGCCACGTCGATTTCACCATTGAAGTCGAGCGCTCGCTGCGCGTTCTCGACGGCGCGATCGCTCTTCTGGATGCGAACGCCGGTGTCGAGCCGCAGACGGAAACCGTCTGGCGCCAGGCTGACAAGTATCATGTCCCGCGCATGATTTTCTGCAACAAGATGGACAAGATCGGCGCCGATTTCTATCGCTCGGCCGAAATGATCAAGACCCGTCTTGGCGCCACCGCCATTGTCATGCAGTTGCCGATCGGCGCTGAGACCGAATTCAAGGGCGTTGTCGATCTGATCGAGATGAACGCGCTGGTCTGGCGCGATGAGAGCCTGGGCGCTGCCTGGGACGTCGTCGAAATCCCGGCCGATCTCAAGGACCGTGCTGAAGAGTACCGCGAGCGTATGATCGAGACGGCCGTCGAAATGGACGAGACCGCGCTTGAGAACTACCTCGATGGCAAGATGCCGACGAATGACGAACTGCGCGCTCTGATCCGCAAGGGCACGATCGCCGTCAAGTTCTTCCCGATGTTCTGCGGCTCGGCCTTCAAGAACAAGGGCGTTCAGCCGCTGCTCGACGCTGTTGTCGAGTTCCTGCCTTCGCCGATCGACGTTCCGGCGATCAAGGGTATCGATCCCAAGACCGAAGCCGACATGGTTCGCCTGCCGAACGATGAAGAGCCTCTGTCGATGCTGGCCTTCAAGGTCATGAACGACCCGTTCGTTGGCTCGCTGACTTTCTGCCGCATCTACTCCGGCAAGGTCGCCAAGGGCGCTTCGCTCGAGAACACCGTCAAGGGCAAGAAAGAGCGCATCGGCCGCATGCTGCAGATGCATTCCAACTCGCGCTCCGACATCGAAGAGGCCTACGCCGGCGACATCGTCGCTCTGGCTGGTCTCAAGGAGACGACCACTGGCGATACGCTTTGCGATCCGCTGAAGCCGGTTATCCTTGAGCGCATGGAATTCCCCGAGCCGGTCATCCAGATCGCGATCGAGCCGAAGACCAAGGGCGACCAGGAAAAGATGGGCCTCGCGCTGCATCGCCTGGCTGCCGAGGATCCGTCCTTCCGCGTCAAGACTGACGAAGAGTCGGGCCAGACCATCATCGCCGGCATGGGCGAGCTTCACCTCGACATCATCGTCGATCGCATGAAGCGCGAATACAAGGTCGAGGCCAATGTCGGCGCGCCGCAGGTTGCGTATCGCGAAACCATCACGCGTACTCACGAGCAGGACTACACCCACAAGAAGCAGTCGGGTGGTACCGGTCAGTTCGCCCGCGTCAAGATCGTGTTCGAGCCGAACCCCGAAGGCGAAGATTTCGTGTTCGAGTCCAAGATCGTTGGCGGTGCGGTTCCCAAGGAATACGTACCGGGTGTCGAAAAGGGCATTCGCAGCGTTCTGTCGTCCGGTCCTTTCGCAGGCTTCCCGATGATCGCCGTCAAGGCGACCCTCATCGACGGTGCCTTCCACGATGTCGACTCCTCGGTTCTGGCGTTCGAAATCGCTGGTCGTGCGTGTCTTCGCGAAGCTGCCCCGAAGCTCGGCGTTCAGCTGCTCGAGCCGGTCATGAAGGTCGAAGTCGTGACGCCGGAAGACTATGTCGGCAGCGTTATCGGCGATCTGAACAGCCGTCGTGGCCAGATCCAGGGCCAGGAAAGCCGTGGTGTCGCCGTGGTCGTCAATGCGATGGTCCCGCTGGCCAACATGTTCAAATATGTGGACAGCCTGCGCTCGATGTCGCAGGGCCGCGCCCAGTACTCGATGACTTTCGACCACTACGAAGCGGTTCCGACTGCAGTGGCTCAGGAAGTTCAGAAGAAATACGCGTAA